Below is a genomic region from Candidatus Hydrothermales bacterium.
TTGCAAAAAGAAAATTTGAAGAATTGTGGGAAAGGGCTGTAGATGTAAATGAAAGCTTTGTTCAAACGATAAACAAGAGAACTTGGTTAAACTCAGAGATTACTACCTATGAACTCTATTTAAAATTTCTGTACGAATATTTTAAAGATAAGTTAAGTAGAAAAGATGAGGTATCTCTTGAATATGTGCCTGAAAATTTTAAGAAGTTTACCTATCAAGAGCAAGCGGTTTTGAACGCTAAAAGGGTTCTAGAGGAGTATGGTGGAGTTTTTATTTCTGACGTTGTTGGTCTTGGTAAAACCTACGTTGCCGCGATGCTAGTAAGCCAGCTTGGTGGAAGAATAGTGGTTATAGCGCTTCCTGCACTTCTTAGTAGAAATAACCCTGGTTCTTGGCCTAATGTTTTTTCTGATTTTCACGTTCGGGCCGATTTTGTTTCTACCGGTAAACTTGATGAGGCAAAGGAGCACATGAAAAAGAGAGAATATAAAAATATCATCATTGACGAATCTCACCGTTTCAGAAATGAATCAACTATAAGTTATGAAGAAATATCCGAAATATGTCGAGGTAAAAGAGTGATCCTTGTCTCTGCTACGCCCTATAATAATTCGCCAAGAGATATCTTTAATCAGATAAAACTATTTCAGGCTCCCAGAAATAGCAGTATTCCCAATCTTCGTAATCTTGAGGATTTCTTTAAAGAAATGGAAAAAAAGATAAAGAAGGTAGACAGGAGTAAAGACTACTCAAAATATCTTGAGACTGTTAGAAGTTGTGCAAGGGAAATGAGAGATAAAGTTTTAAAGTACATAATGGTTAGAAGGACAAGGAGTGAGATTGAGAGATATTTTCCTGAGGATTTAAAAAATAACAACGTTAAGTTTCCGGAGATAGAGCCCCCAAGACCTGTTTTCTATGAGTTAAATGATGAGGAAGATAAAATATTCATGGAAACTGTAAGTCTTATAACTCAGGATTTAAAGTATTCACGTTATAAGCCCCTAATTTATTTAGTTAAGCCTGTTGGTCCCTTGGAGATACAAGCCCAGCAAAACTTAGACGGGTTCATGAAGGTTCTACTTGTAAAAAGGCTTGAAAGTAGTTTTTATGCCTTTTTGTAAAAGTATCGAACGGTTCATAGTTTCTTATGAAAAGTTTATAGAAACATATAAAAAGGGCTATGTTTATGTGAGCAAGAAATACATTAATAGGATCTTTGAACTTAGGGATCAAGGA
It encodes:
- a CDS encoding SNF2-related protein, with protein sequence MRVYPLQNIHAKLYIITFKEGDRDVGRVITGSSNFTQSGLIDNLEFNVELKNRADYEFAKRKFEELWERAVDVNESFVQTINKRTWLNSEITTYELYLKFLYEYFKDKLSRKDEVSLEYVPENFKKFTYQEQAVLNAKRVLEEYGGVFISDVVGLGKTYVAAMLVSQLGGRIVVIALPALLSRNNPGSWPNVFSDFHVRADFVSTGKLDEAKEHMKKREYKNIIIDESHRFRNESTISYEEISEICRGKRVILVSATPYNNSPRDIFNQIKLFQAPRNSSIPNLRNLEDFFKEMEKKIKKVDRSKDYSKYLETVRSCAREMRDKVLKYIMVRRTRSEIERYFPEDLKNNNVKFPEIEPPRPVFYELNDEEDKIFMETVSLITQDLKYSRYKPLIYLVKPVGPLEIQAQQNLDGFMKVLLVKRLESSFYAFL